The Henckelia pumila isolate YLH828 chromosome 2, ASM3356847v2, whole genome shotgun sequence genome includes a window with the following:
- the LOC140879013 gene encoding miraculin-like, with the protein MEPLVAGTPYFIVPVRSNNGGGFLSYEANETCYAVQQPIDDSASQAVIFKHDKSEDGDWLAASKDLNIKFEDISGCDDSSSSVLQVANYDEATGQHFVTAGGVEGKPGCGTIENWFRIEKVDGEYSYKLVYCPSVCDLVNVPCRGVGVFGHGAFLRLALSDDSPLLVRFHKEKSCGFKMF; encoded by the coding sequence ATGGAACCTCTCGTGGCGGGCACACCGTACTTCATCGTGCCGGTCCGGAGCAACAACGGCGGCGGTTTCCTTTCGTACGAAGCCAACGAGACCTGTTACGCCGTCCAACAGCCGATCGACGATTCAGCGAGCCAAGCGGTGATCTTCAAACATGACAAATCCGAAGACGGAGACTGGCTCGCTGCGTCTAAGGACTTGAACATCAAGTTCGAGGATATTTCCGGCTGCGACGACTCATCGTCGAGCGTGCTTCAAGTGGCTAACTACGACGAAGCCACCGGACAACACTTCGTGACGGCCGGCGGGGTCGAAGGGAAGCCGGGGTGTGGAACTATCGAAAATTGGTTTCGGATTGAGAAAGTGGATGGTGAATATTCTTACAAGCTTGTTTATTGCCCTTCGGTGTGCGACCTCGTTAACGTGCCATGCAGAGGTGTTGGGGTTTTCGGACATGGTGCATTCCTGCGTTTGGCTTTGTCTGATGATTCCCCTCTCTTGGTTCGGTTTCATAAGGAAAAATCATGCGGATTCAAAATGTTTTGA